CTAGGGCAATCTGGAATCCCCATCATGAAATCGCCAGCGTCGGACGTGGCGATCACAAAGATGCCGCCACAATCGTTACACACGCCCGCGCTCTTGTCCATATCCTGCGTTTCGGTCATAACTGTACTAACCCTCGTCATCTGGATAATCACCTAACTTGGGAATCCAAACCGACATTCCACGGAATGGCTGCTCCAGTAGGTGACTCAGAGCTATTCTCAGTTTTACGTCTTTGCTGAAACAATTCGGATGCTAGCTATGGCGTTCAAGGGGACGACACAAAGCGATGCATGGTCAGCTTCTTGTCGGATAGAATACAAATGTCCCCTATGTTGATCATGACAGAGCGATTCCCGATTGACCGGTTCTACATCTGGATGGGCTTGATGGCCGTGTATTTCGGGTGTCGAAATCAAAGTCGATACCAGCGGAGTCATCTACGATTCTCGCTCATCACGACTCTCGGACGCGTCTGTCTGTGAGATCGAATGGAATGGAGAGATTGTTTCGGGCGGCAACTCTTCGATGAACTGTTCGAAGGGCTCTGGTGAACCACTATATAGCGGCAGGATGGACCGTGAGACGAAGGTGTCTGAAGCGGGAAACCGTGAGATGCTATGTCCGAAGTTTCCCGCTTCACGACTCGCGCAGTTACGTTGGCCAAAAACGCTGTCGATGACAGAGACGAATCCGTCGCCCCTACTGGAGGCGGCGGATTCGCCGATCACGCTCTCGTTTCGCTCCACTGTCTCCGAGTTTACCTCGAGAAATCCTACCGGGTCGCGCTGGATCTTCTGAGCGAGATGCCACAAATAACGGGGAAATCGGCCTGAAGCGGCCGATCTCCCTCATCATTCGACGTTAGTCAAAGCGTTCGATAGGTTCACCGTGGCGATTTGGCGAGTGCTGCTGCGCCTCGAGTGATCTGCGCAAGGTTTGGATGTTAGAGGAGGACGGTTGTTTCTGCGGTAGGGTTTGGCAGAACTTTTCGATGCTCGGTTTCGCTTAGTCTGGAAGTATTCGCTGATCGCCGCCTACTCATCGATCCTGAACGTCAAAAGGTTACGCTAGCCCCTAGCTCCGCGGCGGGTCAGGAGCCTTCTCACCAACGCGGGGTCCACTGATACACCGCCTGATGCGACCTCTTGATGCCGATGCTTTCAAGCGCGGCGGCCGTTTCTCGGTACGAGATTCCCGCTGAATGGATCCGCAGAACGTTCATACAGAAAGAAGCCAAGGAGAGTATGGCAACAGCCACCTGTGGTGAGTGTGGCAATGAAACAGAATACGACGAGACAGACTCTTCAGACCAGATTCCGTGTACACACTGTAATAATATGATCGAAGTATAACTCTACAGGGCGCTCTCACCGCTACTAGAGCGCTATTGTTCGACTTCGAAAGAGACCTCGACCTCAGCCTGGTATTCGTGGCCATCTTCAGTGGCCACCTCGACACTCAGTCCTTCAACCTCGATCCAGTGAACGTTGTCGAGAGTATCGGTTGCCCGTTGAGCAGCGCTATCAACCGCATCTTCGAAGCTTTCCGGGCTGGTTCCGATCAAATTGACTTTCTTGTACGTCATGCCGGCTTCAATAGGGGACATTGAATCAAAAAAGTGTCCATCTTTCAACTGGATAGCACGAGAACAATAGCGACTAAGATCGTGAGAAATACTGAAGATCGCTATCTTCGTCTATCGCTCCATCGCCATCACCGTCGATGCCATCACCATCACTATCATCGTCGTCATCTTCGTCCTCATCGTCTTCATCTATGTGACCATCACCATCATCGTCTATGTCGTTGCCATCATCGTCGTCACCTGGCCCCTGGTAGGCGTCGTCGGTATCATCAGTTTCTTCGACGTCATAGATCGAGTCGCCCTTTAGTGGGATGTCGAAGTAGTTCTCCGCGTTGACTGCGCTCAACGTCGGATCGGAGGCAATCAAGGCAAGGGATTCAAGGAACCCTATCCTCGAAGCTTCGACTTTCAATCCATAGGCACGTGATCCGTATGATGATGAGTTTCCAGACACTTCATACAGGATTCCTGCAGCATTGGTTTGCGGACAAAGCGTGTCCAAATACGATCCCCACAGTGTCGAGTATCCGTATCGAGTCACGCTATCGAAAACCTCCCATGGCCCGGTAGTATTCGCGAGTCGCTCAGCGACAAGCAGGTTCAAGCGAAGTGAACGACGGCTTGTGGATTCATCCAAGAAGGGATTGACATAGTCAGCAATCGGCTTCGATGCTTCGTACCCTGGTGCCTGCTTTTTGAATGCAGGTCCAAACGGTGCCATGACGCTCATAATAGACGGTTCAGGTGGCTCCGTATCTGGAACTGCAGGTATTCCCTGATGATGATGCGTGATAGCAAAATCTGGATCTGCTCGTAAGAACGATTTAGTTACAGCCGCCACCTCGGGAGATAGCCGAAGACCACTCGCCGAAAGCGTGTGGCCTTCGTAGGGAAGATTTAGCTGCCAGAGGTCTTCGTCTTCTTCCCACCACTCTGCTTTACTATCCGAATTAGGCTCGAAGTCAGGGCGGATATTGAAATCACGGTTCAAATCGTAGCCGTTTGAGGCATCCGACGGAGTATAATGATAATAGGGTTCGTGCAGTGAATCACTGGAAGACCATGGCTGAGTGTTTGTTCGGCGAGTTATCCGCTCTTTTTCTCCATCCCCATCTACATCCTGTCCGAACATCGCTCCATCTGGATTGACTCGTGGAACAATCGTCAGAGAGATGTTCTCTAGTATGCGTTCGATTTCGTCGGATGCTGAAACACTCAGATGTTGAAGCATTTGGAGAACGGCTTCAGTTCCCGCCGGTTCATCGCCATGAATCTGTGTGATGAGGTGAACGTTCGTTTTTCCCTCTCCAATGTTCACCTCCCACAGTGGATCGTTCAGTTCTGCAGATTGACCGATCTGTTGCAGTGTAATGAGATCACTCTCTTGATTGAGAAGTTTCAAACGACGTGTCAACTGAGCGTTTGTGAGGTATGCATTTGGATCGTAAGCCGCTCGTGGATCCCTCTCCGTTTGTGCATTTGCCACTCCTTGCGGAATACTACCGATGACTGCTGTCGCCCCCACTGCTTTTAAATAGGTTCTTCGGTCCACAGCTTGTGAACCGATGGCACTGTCTTAAATCTACTTGAGTTGATATTGTGTTTTGATTCTCAGCGATATTTTACATAGAGTTTGCTGAACCACCCGCTGCTGGGAGCGCGGTTGGCTATCGCTGACGAGGCAGATCTCACGTGTCGTTTCGATTTCGATGCTCATTAGCTATGTCGAATATCTCCTTCGCTTCTCGTGCACCCGTGAGCAGTCTATTTTTGCGCCTTGTGTACATTTGACCTTCCAGGAATCACGAGACGTTACCTCAGGTCTAGCGAGAGCACACCACCGTTTCCGGTGCTACCGCTGTGTAGTCAGGCGGATTCAGAGTCAGGGTCTCCTCCGCTCGTTTCTCACCGCTTTGTCAGCGTGGTTCGCTGTTGACCACGAGTAGTTCACGGAAGCTGCTCGGTGACTTCGATAAGCTTCTCTTCGGTTTGCCACCGATAGAGCCGGCCTTCCTCCTCGAACAGGCCAAAGACGCCGTCCTGCATCCAGCCAAACGGGTGCTCTGCGTCCTCGTAGACCCGTTTGAGGACGTGGCTCTTCGAGAAATATTCGACTGTACCGACGAGCAGGCCCTGCTCGACAAGAAAGTCACTGGGATTCTTCTCGGCGACACCGACGAGAGACGTAACGAGATCGGCGATGAGACAGAACTTCTGGATACTGTTGTCCCACTCCCCACGGATATCCACCATCCGGAACGCGTAGGCGTCCTGACGACGGTTGAGGCGGTCGACCACCAGATTTAGTCGTCGAATCGGCTCCTGGTCGTAGTTCCCGAGGATGAAGTACGACCGATCGTTCTCGTAGATCGGCGTGAGTTTACTCAGCGTGTGCAGAATCTCCTCGTTGTCTGCCAGCGAGAGCTCTTCCTGATCGATCTGTTCTTTGGCGCTCGTGAGGATCTGGTCGGGAACTGGCGACTCCTCATCGGACATACCACATTTGCCCTACGCGGAGGAATATGGTTTACCACGTAAACTACTAAGTCAACCACGCCATATTTTACTCTACAGTAATTCACTCAGGGGTAAACTACTTCCTGCGCCAGCGTGTAGACGTTCGTATGAGCACCGATGTGGGGACTACTGAGGAGAGGGAAGCAAGTGAACTCCTCCACTTCGTCACTCAGCAGACACGATTCACGCTGCTAAACAATATTCTCCAGCATCCCCATCAGCTGCCGTCGATGTACGAACTCGAGCAGTTGAACCCGAGCATCAGCGAGGCCACAGTCTACAAGCACATCCAAAAACTGATCGATGCTGGTATCGTCGAGGAGGCTGCGCTTCCTGATGATGAGCGTCGGCAGGGATATCCCTGGAAGTTCTACGGCGTGAGTGATGCAGGGTGGAAGTTCCTCGACGAACACAACCTGCTGAAGTCTGAGGAAACGCTCCAACGCATCTACGAGACGACCTCCGACAAGCCAGAGAAGATGCTCAAATACGAGAGCGCGCCGCGACCGAAGTGACTTCCGCCCAATAGATTTGGGAAGGCCGCTCGGAAAGATCGAACGCGGGCAACGGCAGCGTATACGGTGTGCGCCGCTCGTGCTCGCGTTTACCGACGACAGGGCTCCGCTCCAGCAGACGAGTCGCGATTCGTCGCGGATCACATACGCCGATGCTCGGTTCCAGAAGGGGCCGGTAGATGCTCGCGATGGGACTGACTAGGTCAGTACTGCCCGAATCACGAATCTCGTGACTCAAGACTGTGGCACGTCAATCACGTCAGTGAGGGTACGCCTCTGCTTTTCTCGGCCGACCAGAAGATACAATTGATGATACGACACCACCGTAGGTGATTTCCGTTCGTTGGCAGCGACAGTCACTCGATATCCATTCCTGCAATGATGTCGAACGTTTCACTCCCGTCGAATCGTGTCGGATCAAATCGACTGACGCCATCGCCACCGAGAATCTGCTCTGCGATATGTTCGCCAAGCGCCGGAGCGCGCATGAATCCATGACCATGAAACCCGGTCGCAACGAACACTCCAGACCGAATCTCGCCGAACAATGGATCTCCATCGGGTGTTGCAGTGCAGAGCCCCGCCCACGTATCACGCACCTCTAATTTGTCCGGAATTCGGTCATCGAGATGACCGCGCATTTTCTCGACGAACTCCTCGTCGGCTGCCCGATTCCATTCGTCGGGGTTGCTCTCGACCCGCTCGGTCCCATCGCCGATGAGCAGACCGTCTTCGTAGGGTCGGAAGTAGTAGCTGTCAGTAGCGTCGTAGCACATCGGCACGCTCTCGGTCGTCGGTGTCGCCTCCGTCACGAGAGCCTGCACTCGATACGGCTTCATCGGGATTGACACGTTGCCTGTAGCGAGAATGCGTTTTGTATGTGCACCCCCAGCGACCAAGACCGCGTCGAACAATTGCTCACCCCCGTCCGAAACGATTCCCGGTGGATCAGTAGTGAGTTCAACTGGGGTTTCGGTCTGCACCGAGGCACCATTCTGACGGGCTCGGTCGACCATCACTTCGACGTACTCCGTCGTGTTCGCATAGCCAGCACCATGCGTCATCGCCGCTACGTTGATGTCGTTCGTCTTTAGCCCCGGAAATCGCTCGCCGAGTTCAGTGGGCTCGACAAGCGTGACGTCTCTGCCCAAATCACGCATCCGTTTTGCTTGTCGTCGAATCGCGCTCGCTCGTTTTTCATCGTCGGTATGGGCGAACCAGACGTAGGGCCACTCGGTGAACACATTCGAAAGTTCCCGAAACCGTTCCAGCGAGCGACTCCCGATCGTTGCGTCGGTCCGATCAGCAAATGCATCGTAGCAGACCCCTGCTGCTCTTCCACTACTTCCGGCTGCGAGGTCACCCTTTTCGTACAAGGTTACGTGAAAGCCTTTGGCAGCGAGATCAGCCGCGGCGGTAGCACCGATTGCTCCACCACCGACCACCGCTATTTCCGAATGCATTGTTGGTCGTTTCGAGACCCCACTATAAGTGACCTTAGACGCCGAAGGCATAGATAGTGAGTCGGAGTCTACAACGCTCGCCGATCCGTCAGATGATATATACACATCAGAAGTGCAGTGACCTGGGCTTGGTCGCTCGACAAGAAGGATTCAACAACTTCGTGATGTGTATCCGATTCTTTCCCAGTAGAGCATATGACTGCTCTTTTCGAAAACCTGGATCGCAAAGTTTGGGATATGGTCAGCAAGATCTCGGTCGATTGATGGTTCGATTCTCATGGAAAGAGGTGACTTAGATCAATAACATCTGGTTGATGGGAAAAGTATTTGCCGTGAATAGCGATGAAAGCGGTCTTCAGGGGTCCCAATGATCACGTGAACGGTAGTTTCGGGGTAGAAATCCCATTCTACGATCTCAGTGCACGCGTGGAGATTCGAAGTGACTGTCCTGTACGACCTCGATCTCGACCGGCTCGTCACGATCGCCGAAGGGAAGCATCTCCGTGATCCGGCCGGTGAGACTCGCACGCTGTGCTTGCTTTTCAGCGTCGAGTTCCAGGATAGCGAACATCGCCAACTCCTCAAGGTCGTTTTCTTTGGCGAGTTCCAGCAGTCGCCGCTCGTCTTGCGAGTTTTCAGTATGCAGGAACTGGTATAGTTCGACGATACCGATCACGTTGAGCATCCAAGGGTGAACTCCAGCAGCTTTGGTTGAGAGGTAGGGAATGACGCCCTGAAGGCCCGAAACGGCAGTTGATTCCCACGGGGTACTCGTGACGGTTGCAATATCGCCAAATAGCCTCTTGGCTTCGGCACGGCTCTCCTCAGGAACAGCCAAAATGAGCATCCCCGAGGAACTCGCAAGGGCAGTCATCTGTTCCCAGGTATGGCTGTCCGTAAGACCGCGATTCGATTCGACTTCGACGATTGCATTCGGAAGAGAGATGTCCGGGATGTGCCCCGCCACGAGATCCGGACGACCTCCCTCCCAGCCGATGTGGTCGACCAGCTCGTTGACCCCGCCGGTGAGTCGCTTGAATCCGTCTGCTGCCTGTTCGACCATCTGATGATGAGTTCCACGATAGGGGCGAGGATCCCCAACGAGTTCGATAGCACCTAAACCACTCACGATGGATCGAAGTCTCCCTGACCGGTCGTCCCTGCGTTCGTCTTCATCGATCCGCTCGTTCTCTAGCTCTATCAAGAATACTTCCGTCTGTCTTCGTGGATGCTTTCTGTTCGTGTTGAGGGTACCACTTTTCGGGATCCCACTCTTGTTCTCGGTCTCGAATCGTCTAT
This genomic interval from Halococcus sediminicola contains the following:
- a CDS encoding M14 family zinc carboxypeptidase, whose product is MDRRTYLKAVGATAVIGSIPQGVANAQTERDPRAAYDPNAYLTNAQLTRRLKLLNQESDLITLQQIGQSAELNDPLWEVNIGEGKTNVHLITQIHGDEPAGTEAVLQMLQHLSVSASDEIERILENISLTIVPRVNPDGAMFGQDVDGDGEKERITRRTNTQPWSSSDSLHEPYYHYTPSDASNGYDLNRDFNIRPDFEPNSDSKAEWWEEDEDLWQLNLPYEGHTLSASGLRLSPEVAAVTKSFLRADPDFAITHHHQGIPAVPDTEPPEPSIMSVMAPFGPAFKKQAPGYEASKPIADYVNPFLDESTSRRSLRLNLLVAERLANTTGPWEVFDSVTRYGYSTLWGSYLDTLCPQTNAAGILYEVSGNSSSYGSRAYGLKVEASRIGFLESLALIASDPTLSAVNAENYFDIPLKGDSIYDVEETDDTDDAYQGPGDDDDGNDIDDDGDGHIDEDDEDEDDDDDSDGDGIDGDGDGAIDEDSDLQYFSRS
- a CDS encoding dodecin — encoded protein: MTYKKVNLIGTSPESFEDAVDSAAQRATDTLDNVHWIEVEGLSVEVATEDGHEYQAEVEVSFEVEQ
- a CDS encoding helix-turn-helix domain-containing protein, giving the protein MSTDVGTTEEREASELLHFVTQQTRFTLLNNILQHPHQLPSMYELEQLNPSISEATVYKHIQKLIDAGIVEEAALPDDERRQGYPWKFYGVSDAGWKFLDEHNLLKSEETLQRIYETTSDKPEKMLKYESAPRPK
- a CDS encoding NAD(P)/FAD-dependent oxidoreductase — its product is MHSEIAVVGGGAIGATAAADLAAKGFHVTLYEKGDLAAGSSGRAAGVCYDAFADRTDATIGSRSLERFRELSNVFTEWPYVWFAHTDDEKRASAIRRQAKRMRDLGRDVTLVEPTELGERFPGLKTNDINVAAMTHGAGYANTTEYVEVMVDRARQNGASVQTETPVELTTDPPGIVSDGGEQLFDAVLVAGGAHTKRILATGNVSIPMKPYRVQALVTEATPTTESVPMCYDATDSYYFRPYEDGLLIGDGTERVESNPDEWNRAADEEFVEKMRGHLDDRIPDKLEVRDTWAGLCTATPDGDPLFGEIRSGVFVATGFHGHGFMRAPALGEHIAEQILGGDGVSRFDPTRFDGSETFDIIAGMDIE